The Bradyrhizobium betae genomic interval GCTTCGTCGCCGACATCGCGGATGAAAGCGGCGCGCCCGTGATCGTGCAGGCCGTGGTGAACATCGCCGCCGCCAGCAACATGACCACGGTGGCCGAAGGCGTCGAGACCGAGGCGCAGCGCGAGATGCTGCGCTCGCTCGGTTGCACCGAGATGCAGGGCTATCTGTTCAGCAAGCCGAAGCCGGCGGCCGAGGTGCGCAAGCTGTTCAGCCCGGGCGATGCCCGGCCCATCGCGGCGGTGGCCTGAGATGGCGAAGCCGGGCAAGGGCGCGAGCAAGACTCCAGCCAGACCGGTCGACGTCGCCGATTCCTATGCCGTGCGGCTGATGCAGCATCTGGTGGTGCCGACCTTCGTGATCGACCCCAGGCGCCGCGTCGTGATCTGGAACAGGGCCTGCGAGCGGCTGACCGGCGTTGCCGCCTCCGAGGTGATCGGCACCACGAAACACTGGCAGGCCTTCTACGAGACCAAGCGCCCGTGCCTCGCCGACCTCGTCGCGCTCGACCGCCCCGAACAATTGCCGGAGTTCTATTCGGAATATGCCGCGCGCGGCCATAACGGCCTCGGCTTCAGCGCGGAGAACTGGTGCGTAATGCCGAAGCTCGGCAGCCAGCTCTATCTCGCCATCGACGCCGGCCCGATCCACGACGAGGCCGGCCATCTGATCGCGGTGGTGGAGACGCTGCGCGACCTCACCGACCAGAAGCGCGCCGAAAGCGCGCTGAAGGAGCTCGCCACCAAGGACGGCCTGACCGGTCTGTCGAACCGCCGCTCCTTCGACCAGATGCTGCAGGCGGAATGGGCCCGCGCCCAGCGGACGCAGAAGCCGATGGCGCTGCTGTTCGTCGACGTCGATCATTTCAAGCAGTTCAACGACCGCCACGGCCACCAGAGCGGCGACGAATGCCTGCGCGCGGTCGCCGCCGTCGTCAGCCGCCATGCCGTGCGCCCACTCGACCTCGCCAGCCGCTACGGCGGCGAGGAATTCGCGCTGATCCTGCCGGACATGGATTGCGATGCCGCCTGCGCCATCGCCGACGAGATCCGCCGCGCCGTGATGGCCCTGGCGATCGCCCATGGCGCCGAGGGCGCCGGCGACCACGTCACCCTCAGCGTCGGTGTCGCCAGCCGGCTTCCCAGCGAAGCCGACGCCAGCCCCGACCGGCTGCTGGGCTTGGCCGACGAGGCGCTCTATGCGGCCAAACGGCTCGGCCGCAACCGCGTCATCTGCGCCGAGCGGCTGCTCGCCGAGTTTGCCGGCCTCGCCCGGGACGGCGAGCCGGTTCCTGGCCACTTGGGGCGCAAATCAGCCTGATCGATGCGGCGGGAAGCGGTTGCCCGCCCCCCGCCAATCGGCTAAATGAGGCCCATTGCACCCGTAGCTCAGCTGGATAGAGCGTTGCCCTCCGAAGGCAAATGCAAGCTCTTTCTGATGGTCGAGGGTGTCGTAAAAAACGAGTGAAACCAAGCGATTGGCGAAACTCGAAGGAAGCACGAAAATCGCATTCGAGGTCGCGGAAGCACCACGGAAGCAAACCGAAAGGAGGTTGTGGAGTACGAATGGCGATGATCGGCGAGGCTTTAGCCCGCGTCGTTTGAGCCATGTCGATTCTAGAATTCGCGATTGACCGTGGTCGATCTCGGACACTATCTGAATATCGATGCGCCCGTAGCTCAGCTGGATAGAGCGCCACCCTCCGAAGGTGGAGGCCACACGTTCGAATCGTGTCGGGCGCGCCAACTTAATATTAGGTTGATATCTTGCATATTTGCGGAGCGCCGTTGCAGAGCAATTCGCCGTATTGACCTCCAGATATTTCAGAGGTCATTCAAGTTGGCAGCGCCGCAGAGCGCGATGTTCAATTCTTGCAGGACGATTTCTTCCGGATAGCGGCTCCTCGTTGCCCTCCCGTGACCGAGTCCGGATCCATCCCGTCCCGTCGATTGCCGCTGCTAGTACATCAAACACCGCTGATGTCTTCATGCTACCAGACTGAGGCTTAGTCCGGGAGTCTTGGATCTGTCCCTGTCGGATGGCACGCACGGCGCTCGCTTGGTAATCTCTATAGCACTCGACGGGTGTACTCTCGTTCGGGAAGCGACCAGATCGGATGTCTCAAACGTCGATTGTCAGGGAAAATTCAGACAGGATTGTTAGAGAACAAACTGGGAATAATATAATGCACGTACTTGAGGCTACTCTTTGCTCATTTGCATTACGCCGCTGTATACGAGAACACGAACTGCATCGATCCTAGCGCGAACCACCCGCTGGAAGCGTTGTGCTCTTACGTTATTGAGCACAACGATATTTATTGCGTACTTTGCAATTAACTCGTCGCCCACATCAGCTTTGAGCGACGAGGATTGGGACTCGTGCGTGCATGCGGCCGAAATCGTACCCGATCGCTCGATCCGGGGATGCACAGCGGTTATCCAGGCAGGCGAGCGGATGATCACCCAGTTGGCGGCGGCTTATAACAATCGCGGTGTCGCGCTGCGGTCGAGTGGAGATATCGACCGTGCCATGGAGGATTACGATCGAGCACTTCGTTTGTCCCCCGACTACTATGTCGCGCTCAACAACCGAGGCGTTGCTTTAATGAGCAAGGGAGAGCTTGATCGCGCGATTTCTGATTTCGATCGCGCCGTACAACTGAGGACTGACTACCTCGGTGCCTATTATAATCGCGGGAAGGCACTCGGGCGTAAAGGACTCTTTGATCGTGCCATCGCGGATTATGATCTGGTCATCAAGGCTGATCCGAAGAATCCGACCTTCTTGTTCGAACGCGGAACGATGAAAGCGAACGCTGGAGATCAGAGCGGCGCGGATGCTGATTTCGAGCGCGCCGAATCGCTCAGGTCGAATGGTGCGCGGACGACGCGGCCACGATGAAACTCGCCCAACCTAGACGCCGTTGAACTTGTCAGGCTGATGGGAGCCGCAACTCCGCGTGAAGGCCTCCATTTCTGCCATTGGATAGTTCGACAGAGCCGCCGTGCAGTGTGGCGAGATCGCGGACGATTGCGAGTCCGAGCCCGCTTCCCGGTTTGGCCTCGTCGAGCCGCTCGCCTGGGGCGAACGCGCGGTTTAGTGCATCAGCCGGGATGCCTGGCCCGTCATCAACGATCGTAATAAGGAGCTGCCCCGTCGGGGTATCGCGCGTAGCCTTGATCGAGACAACACCACGAGCCCACTTGCAGGCATTATCGACCAGGTTGGCGACCATCTCGTCAAGGTCGTTGGGATCGACGGCGGCAAGCAATTCCGTCTCGGCTGTATGGACGATCGTCAGCTCACGATGAGCATAGAGCCGCCGCATCGCCGCGGCTATTGATGCGAAGGCAGGTTCGACCTGCGTGATGACGCCAGGCAGGCCGGCGTTGGCTGCGGCACGGGCTCGGGCAAGCTGGAAATCAATCTGGCGCTGCATCCGCCCTGTTTGCTGAGTCAGGACCGCGGCGCCCTCGGTATCACCTCTCGCGAGCAGCCGGCGCGCTTCGTCCGTCAGCACGGCCAATGGTGTCTTCAGGCCATGCGCGAGATTGCCCGCCTGCGTGCGGGCGCGGCGAACCATCTGGGTATTGGCGTCGATCAGAGCGTTGAGATCATCGACCAGCGGCCGAACTTCGGACGGGAAGTCACCAGGCAGGGTTTCTGCTTTGCCCGCGCGAATGTCGCCCAGCGCGTCGCGCAGACGGCGCATGGGACGCAGACCAAACCAGGCCTGCAACGTGCCGGCCCCAATTAGGGCTATTGCCAGTGTGCCGAGTGACAGGGCCAGCGCCTGATTAAAATGTCTCAGTACATCATCGACGATCCGCTGGTCGGCGCCAATTTGAAGCACGTAACCGTTTTCAGCGGTCTGCCACGGTCGCTCATATGCGATCATCGGCTCACCAGCCGGGCCAGCTTCGACTGAGCGAGTAAGCTGCCGATCCGCCCCCCGCGCGGGTGGCGGAAAACGCCGTTGCGGTTCGAGGGAGGCTGATTGTAGGACGATGCCGTTGCGATCGCTCACCTGCCAGTAATAGCCAGTCCCGGGCTGCGCGAAGCGCGGATCACTGAGCCTTTGTGCCAGAGCGACATGTCCGTCGGCCGTGCGGGCCAACAGACCTTCGAGCTCGTCGAGATGACCGATCAGCTCGGCATTGACAAGCTCCGTGACGTGCGCCCGGAACAGCGCGGAAATCGAAACGCCAGCGACAGCGATACCTGTCACGGTCGTGAGAATAACGCCAACCAGCAGCCGGGCGCGCAGACTTCTGACCATCAGCCGAACCTGTAGCCCAGACCGCGCAGGGTCCTGATGGTATCGCGGCCGATTTTGCGTCGCAGCCGACCGACATAGACCTCGATCGTATTCGAGCTGCGTTCCTCATTCAGGCCGTAGAGATGGTCGAGCAACTCGGCTTGCGTCACGACGCGGCCGACGCGATGCAGGAAGAGGTGGAGCAGGCGAAATTCCTGTGCCGTCAATTCGATCGGCTGGCCCGCAACATTGGCGGTGCCGGCAACGGGGTCAAGCACGATATCTCCGTGGCGCAATTCGGAGGTGGCTTGGCCCGCGACGCGCCGCATCAGCGCGCGCAGGCGAGCTGCGACTTCGTCGACGTGAAACGGCTTCGCCACATAGTCATCAGCCCCTGCATTGAGACCTTCCACCTTCTCAGTCCAGCTGCTGCGCGCCGTCAGGATCAGGACCGGTGTGGCGGCCCCGGTACGTCGCAACCTCCGTAAGACCTCGATGCCTGACAGGCCGGGTAAACCGAGATCGAGAACGATCGCGTCGAATTCTTCTTGCAGCGCGAAGGAAAGGGCGTGCTCACCATCTTCCACATGCTCAACGACAAAGCCAAAGCTGGCCAACCCTTCCTTCAGGCGGGCGCCAATGTCCTGATCGTCTTCGACAAGAAGAATGCGAATGGTCATGTCTCCTGATTGCTGCAGTCCGATACTGGATCAACCTGCATTTACGCTGACAGCTTGTGTTCAGACTAGCGTGGCAATCAGGCGTCTAGAAGTCAGTGTTGAGACTCGTGCCAATGTTAAAATTGCTCCTGATAATCGTTCGCATATCAACAATTATCTTGGTGACCCCAGCCTTCGCTCAGCAGGCCGCCGTGCTGTCGATTGATGCACTTGCCAATTCCGTCGTGGCAAGTAACCCCGAACGACGCTTTTATTTCCAGCAGATCGGGCTTGCAGGTGTTGAGCGCGACGCGGCTGATCGCCTGCCGGACCCTGAAGCTGCATTCGAGTTAGGCGAACGCCGGATGGCCGACGGCCTGACAGGTGCACCGAAAGGCGCCGGGCCGACATATGGCTTGTCGATTATGCAGCCGCTCGACTTTGCCGGACGCGGGGCGCTCCGTCGCGCCATCGCCGAGCATCAGATCGCGCTGGCGCGGCTCGGTCTTGCGCAATTCGACGCAACGCTCGCAAGCCGGGCACGCTCTTTGGGATATGCCTTGTTCGCGGCCGAGCGGAAAGCCGCCGCGGCACGCGACGTTGCCGCGCGGATGCGCGAGCTTGCACGCGTTGTGGAGCAGCGGGATCCGGCGGGCATCGCCACCACGCTGGACACGGCCATTCTGGATGCGGGTGCCATCACGGCGGAGCGAAATGCCGCGATGGCTGATTCCGAGACCAGCACGATCGTCTACGAACTGAATCAACTTCGCGGCGCGCCGCTCAAAGCGCGGCTCCGCATTGCTCCGCCCGATATCACGCTGCCCGGCCTTCCGTCGGTCGAGCGCATGGCGCAACAAGCTGGCATCAACAATTTCGAGATTCAGTCGCTGCGCGCGCAATTGCAGCAGCAAGGGTTGCGCGTTGACCTCGCACAAGCAGCGCGTGTGCCGAACGTCTCAGTCGGTCCCTACTTCAATCGCGCGAAGTCAGACAGCCGCGAGACCAATTTCGGCATACGGCTGACGACGACGTTGCCGCTTTGGAATAGCCAGGCTGCTGGCCTCGCACAGGAGTTGAGCCGTCAATCCCAGGGCGATGCGGCCCTGCTCGCCGCCAACCGACGGATCGCGAGGCAGGTTTACGAACAGGCAGCCTACTACGAGGCGAAGCGTCGAGCCCTTGCGGGCTGGCCAGCCGGGGCCACCGAGAAATTTGCGGCCGCAGCTACCGCCGCCGCCGATAGTTATCGCCAGGGAGCGATCCCGATCGCAACTTACGTCGAGATGCAGCGCCAGTATCTGGACGCGCTGTCGGCTCTGCTCGACACGCGACGTGAGGCTATGGAAGCGATGCTTCAACTTCGGGCGCTCAATGGCGGCCGCAGCTTCGACGGCGTGTCCCGATGACGCGGCGGATTCTGGAATGGACAACCGGTCGACCAGCCACGGTGATGATCATCGCTTTGCTGATCGCTGGTCTTGGAATCTGGTCTTTCGTGAATCTGCAAATCGATGTCATTCCCGACATCACAGGCGTGCAGGTGCAGATCAACACGACTGTTCCTGCCCTGGCGCCAGAGGAAATCGAGCGTCTTGTGACGCTGCCCATCGAGCGCAGCATGGGTGGTCAGCCGGGCCTGCGGGAAATGCGATCGCTCACCAAGACCGGACTGTCACAGGTCACGCTCATCTATCAGGACGGCACGGACCAGCTTCGCGCACGCCAATTCGTCAACGAGCGGCTTTCCGCAGTGCGCGACATGCTGCCAGCCGGATCATCGCCGCGCCTCGCTCCGATCACCACCGGGCTTGGCGAAATCTGGTACTACACACTCGAATGGGCGCAACCGCCGTCCGATTTGGACGAGCGGCAACAACTGATGGAGTTGTTCGAGGCTCAGGAATATATCGTGCGCCCGATGCTGCGCGCGATCGAGGGGGTCGCCGACGTCAATTCCAACGGCGGCCTCGAACGTCAGTTTGTCATCGAGCCTGATCTGAAGAAGCTCACGACAGCGGGCATCACGCCGAGCGAGCTTGCCCAGGCTGTTGGCGCCAACGTCGCCAATGCCGGCGGCGGGACCATCACCAAGAACGGCCAACGCTTCACCGTCCGAACCGAAGCGCGTGTCACGACGGCGGAGATGATCCGCGCATTACCCGTGAAATTCGCAGGTGGCGTGCGGCCGCTGACTGTAGCGGATCTGGCGACCGTGACCATCGGCCATGCTCCACGCGATGGCGCCGCGACCACCAACGGCAAGGAAACCGTGCTCGGCACAGTGATGATGCTGGTCGGGCAGAACAGCCGGGACGTTGCCCGGCGCGTCGATGCGCAATTGCCGAACCTGCGCGCCGCGCTGCCCAAAGGCATGATCCTTCAGGTTCAGTACGATCGTTCAGAATTGGTGGATCGCACCATCGCGACGGTCGAGCGCAACCTTGGCGAGGGAGCGTTGCTGGTCGCCGTCGTATTGCTGATCGTGGTCGGCAACTGGCGCGCGGCATTTATCGTCGCGTCGGTCATCCCGCTGGCCTTTCTCATGATGATCTCGGGCATGCATGCGCTCGGTATATCGGGCAATCTGATGAGCCTCGGCGCGCTCGACTTCGGCCTGGTCGTAGATGGCGCGATCGTCGTCGTGGAAAACACATTGCGTCTGATGGGCGAGGCACAGCGCCTCAAGGGGCGCGAGCTGACGGCCGATGAACGCCGTCGCATCGTCATCAACGCTGCGGGGGGCGTGGCGCGGCCCG includes:
- a CDS encoding response regulator transcription factor — protein: MRILLVEDDQDIGARLKEGLASFGFVVEHVEDGEHALSFALQEEFDAIVLDLGLPGLSGIEVLRRLRRTGAATPVLILTARSSWTEKVEGLNAGADDYVAKPFHVDEVAARLRALMRRVAGQATSELRHGDIVLDPVAGTANVAGQPIELTAQEFRLLHLFLHRVGRVVTQAELLDHLYGLNEERSSNTIEVYVGRLRRKIGRDTIRTLRGLGYRFG
- a CDS encoding tetratricopeptide repeat protein, producing MHAAEIVPDRSIRGCTAVIQAGERMITQLAAAYNNRGVALRSSGDIDRAMEDYDRALRLSPDYYVALNNRGVALMSKGELDRAISDFDRAVQLRTDYLGAYYNRGKALGRKGLFDRAIADYDLVIKADPKNPTFLFERGTMKANAGDQSGADADFERAESLRSNGARTTRPR
- a CDS encoding sensor domain-containing diguanylate cyclase translates to MAKPGKGASKTPARPVDVADSYAVRLMQHLVVPTFVIDPRRRVVIWNRACERLTGVAASEVIGTTKHWQAFYETKRPCLADLVALDRPEQLPEFYSEYAARGHNGLGFSAENWCVMPKLGSQLYLAIDAGPIHDEAGHLIAVVETLRDLTDQKRAESALKELATKDGLTGLSNRRSFDQMLQAEWARAQRTQKPMALLFVDVDHFKQFNDRHGHQSGDECLRAVAAVVSRHAVRPLDLASRYGGEEFALILPDMDCDAACAIADEIRRAVMALAIAHGAEGAGDHVTLSVGVASRLPSEADASPDRLLGLADEALYAAKRLGRNRVICAERLLAEFAGLARDGEPVPGHLGRKSA
- a CDS encoding sensor histidine kinase, which produces MVRSLRARLLVGVILTTVTGIAVAGVSISALFRAHVTELVNAELIGHLDELEGLLARTADGHVALAQRLSDPRFAQPGTGYYWQVSDRNGIVLQSASLEPQRRFPPPARGADRQLTRSVEAGPAGEPMIAYERPWQTAENGYVLQIGADQRIVDDVLRHFNQALALSLGTLAIALIGAGTLQAWFGLRPMRRLRDALGDIRAGKAETLPGDFPSEVRPLVDDLNALIDANTQMVRRARTQAGNLAHGLKTPLAVLTDEARRLLARGDTEGAAVLTQQTGRMQRQIDFQLARARAAANAGLPGVITQVEPAFASIAAAMRRLYAHRELTIVHTAETELLAAVDPNDLDEMVANLVDNACKWARGVVSIKATRDTPTGQLLITIVDDGPGIPADALNRAFAPGERLDEAKPGSGLGLAIVRDLATLHGGSVELSNGRNGGLHAELRLPSA
- a CDS encoding TolC family protein produces the protein MLKLLLIIVRISTIILVTPAFAQQAAVLSIDALANSVVASNPERRFYFQQIGLAGVERDAADRLPDPEAAFELGERRMADGLTGAPKGAGPTYGLSIMQPLDFAGRGALRRAIAEHQIALARLGLAQFDATLASRARSLGYALFAAERKAAAARDVAARMRELARVVEQRDPAGIATTLDTAILDAGAITAERNAAMADSETSTIVYELNQLRGAPLKARLRIAPPDITLPGLPSVERMAQQAGINNFEIQSLRAQLQQQGLRVDLAQAARVPNVSVGPYFNRAKSDSRETNFGIRLTTTLPLWNSQAAGLAQELSRQSQGDAALLAANRRIARQVYEQAAYYEAKRRALAGWPAGATEKFAAAATAAADSYRQGAIPIATYVEMQRQYLDALSALLDTRREAMEAMLQLRALNGGRSFDGVSR